From the genome of Biomphalaria glabrata chromosome 1, xgBioGlab47.1, whole genome shotgun sequence, one region includes:
- the LOC106060648 gene encoding transformer-2 protein homolog beta-like isoform X5, which produces MASDKETSPDRSRQADDRRKRRKSSPQDESPHHKSKRRSSSSSRRSPLSSRSPSPSERHRGRRGEKSSRTRDDRSRSRTPTAYRKDGDRDDPNVCHCLGVFGLSSYTQEKDLKEVFGRYGPLEDICIIYDRQSGHSKGYGFVYFKSTSDAVEARKGTQGLVLDRRPIRVDYSFTTRPHSPTPGRYMGRSYRDSGRRSYRDKQHYCDYDSRDDYRDDYDDSYSRRSKRYSPYSRRH; this is translated from the exons ATGGCAAGTGACAAGgag ACCTCCCCTGACAGGTCTAGACAAGCGGATGACAGAAGGAAACGCAGAAAGTCTAGCCCTCAAGATGAAag CCCACATCATAAATCAAAGCGCAGGAGCTCTAGTAGTTCGAGAAGAAGCCCCCTTTCTTCAAGATCCCCAAGCCCATCTGAAAGACACAGAGGAAGACGAGG TGAAAAATCAAGCAGAACAAGAGATGACAGATCCAGGAGCCGCACACCAACTGCATATCGAAAAGATGGTGATAGA GATGATCCAAATGTTTGTCACTGTCTTGGTGTATTTGGCCTCAGTAGCTACACTCAAGAAAAAGATCTGAAAGAAGTGTTTGGACGCTATGGACCTCTCGAGGACATATGCATAATTTATGACAGACAg AGTGGCCATTCAAAAGGTTATGGGTTTGTTTATTTCAAATCTACAAGTGATGCTGTTGAG GCTAGAAAAGGAACTCAGGGTCTTGTACTTGACCGTAGACCAATCAGAGTGGACTACTCTTTCACTACTCGACCACACTCACCTACACCTGGAAGATACATGGGAAGAAG CTATCGAGACAGTGGACGTCGCAGTTATCGGGACAAGCAACACTACTGTGATTATGACAGTCGCGATGACTACAGGGATGATTATGATGACAGCTATTCCAGGAGGTCCAAGAGATACTCTCCTTATTCAC
- the LOC106060648 gene encoding transformer-2 protein homolog beta-like isoform X2 produces MASDKETSPDRSRQADDRRKRRKSSPQDESPHHKSKRRSSSSSRRSPLSSRSPSPSERHRGRRGEKSSRTRDDRSRSRTPTAYRKDGDRDDPNVCHCLGVFGLSSYTQEKDLKEVFGRYGPLEDICIIYDRQSGHSKGYGFVYFKSTSDAVEARKGTQGLVLDRRPIRVDYSFTTRPHSPTPGRYMGRRTSKDLDKYYCHDSGDYDDRSYRDSGRRSYRDKQHYCDYDSRDDYRDDYDDSYSRRSKRYSPYSHR; encoded by the exons ATGGCAAGTGACAAGgag ACCTCCCCTGACAGGTCTAGACAAGCGGATGACAGAAGGAAACGCAGAAAGTCTAGCCCTCAAGATGAAag CCCACATCATAAATCAAAGCGCAGGAGCTCTAGTAGTTCGAGAAGAAGCCCCCTTTCTTCAAGATCCCCAAGCCCATCTGAAAGACACAGAGGAAGACGAGG TGAAAAATCAAGCAGAACAAGAGATGACAGATCCAGGAGCCGCACACCAACTGCATATCGAAAAGATGGTGATAGA GATGATCCAAATGTTTGTCACTGTCTTGGTGTATTTGGCCTCAGTAGCTACACTCAAGAAAAAGATCTGAAAGAAGTGTTTGGACGCTATGGACCTCTCGAGGACATATGCATAATTTATGACAGACAg AGTGGCCATTCAAAAGGTTATGGGTTTGTTTATTTCAAATCTACAAGTGATGCTGTTGAG GCTAGAAAAGGAACTCAGGGTCTTGTACTTGACCGTAGACCAATCAGAGTGGACTACTCTTTCACTACTCGACCACACTCACCTACACCTGGAAGATACATGGGAAGAAG AACCAGCAAAGACCTTGATAAATATTATTGCCATGACAGTGGGGATTATGATGATCGCAGCTATCGAGACAGTGGACGTCGCAGTTATCGGGACAAGCAACACTACTGTGATTATGACAGTCGCGATGACTACAGGGATGATTATGATGACAGCTATTCCAGGAGGTCCAAGAGATACTCTCCTTATTCAC
- the LOC106060648 gene encoding transformer-2 protein homolog beta-like isoform X1 codes for MASDKETSPDRSRQADDRRKRRKSSPQDESPHHKSKRRSSSSSRRSPLSSRSPSPSERHRGRRGEKSSRTRDDRSRSRTPTAYRKDGDRDDPNVCHCLGVFGLSSYTQEKDLKEVFGRYGPLEDICIIYDRQSGHSKGYGFVYFKSTSDAVEARKGTQGLVLDRRPIRVDYSFTTRPHSPTPGRYMGRRTSKDLDKYYCHDSGDYDDRSYRDSGRRSYRDKQHYCDYDSRDDYRDDYDDSYSRRSKRYSPYSRRH; via the exons ATGGCAAGTGACAAGgag ACCTCCCCTGACAGGTCTAGACAAGCGGATGACAGAAGGAAACGCAGAAAGTCTAGCCCTCAAGATGAAag CCCACATCATAAATCAAAGCGCAGGAGCTCTAGTAGTTCGAGAAGAAGCCCCCTTTCTTCAAGATCCCCAAGCCCATCTGAAAGACACAGAGGAAGACGAGG TGAAAAATCAAGCAGAACAAGAGATGACAGATCCAGGAGCCGCACACCAACTGCATATCGAAAAGATGGTGATAGA GATGATCCAAATGTTTGTCACTGTCTTGGTGTATTTGGCCTCAGTAGCTACACTCAAGAAAAAGATCTGAAAGAAGTGTTTGGACGCTATGGACCTCTCGAGGACATATGCATAATTTATGACAGACAg AGTGGCCATTCAAAAGGTTATGGGTTTGTTTATTTCAAATCTACAAGTGATGCTGTTGAG GCTAGAAAAGGAACTCAGGGTCTTGTACTTGACCGTAGACCAATCAGAGTGGACTACTCTTTCACTACTCGACCACACTCACCTACACCTGGAAGATACATGGGAAGAAG AACCAGCAAAGACCTTGATAAATATTATTGCCATGACAGTGGGGATTATGATGATCGCAGCTATCGAGACAGTGGACGTCGCAGTTATCGGGACAAGCAACACTACTGTGATTATGACAGTCGCGATGACTACAGGGATGATTATGATGACAGCTATTCCAGGAGGTCCAAGAGATACTCTCCTTATTCAC
- the LOC106060648 gene encoding transformer-2 protein homolog beta-like isoform X4: protein MASDKETSPDRSRQADDRRKRRKSSPQDESPHHKSKRRSSSSSRRSPLSSRSPSPSERHRGRRGEKSSRTRDDRSRSRTPTAYRKDGDRDDPNVCHCLGVFGLSSYTQEKDLKEVFGRYGPLEDICIIYDRQSGHSKGYGFVYFKSTSDAVEARKGTQGLVLDRRPIRVDYSFTTRPHSPTPGRYMGRSGDYDDRSYRDSGRRSYRDKQHYCDYDSRDDYRDDYDDSYSRRSKRYSPYSRRH from the exons ATGGCAAGTGACAAGgag ACCTCCCCTGACAGGTCTAGACAAGCGGATGACAGAAGGAAACGCAGAAAGTCTAGCCCTCAAGATGAAag CCCACATCATAAATCAAAGCGCAGGAGCTCTAGTAGTTCGAGAAGAAGCCCCCTTTCTTCAAGATCCCCAAGCCCATCTGAAAGACACAGAGGAAGACGAGG TGAAAAATCAAGCAGAACAAGAGATGACAGATCCAGGAGCCGCACACCAACTGCATATCGAAAAGATGGTGATAGA GATGATCCAAATGTTTGTCACTGTCTTGGTGTATTTGGCCTCAGTAGCTACACTCAAGAAAAAGATCTGAAAGAAGTGTTTGGACGCTATGGACCTCTCGAGGACATATGCATAATTTATGACAGACAg AGTGGCCATTCAAAAGGTTATGGGTTTGTTTATTTCAAATCTACAAGTGATGCTGTTGAG GCTAGAAAAGGAACTCAGGGTCTTGTACTTGACCGTAGACCAATCAGAGTGGACTACTCTTTCACTACTCGACCACACTCACCTACACCTGGAAGATACATGGGAAGAAG TGGGGATTATGATGATCGCAGCTATCGAGACAGTGGACGTCGCAGTTATCGGGACAAGCAACACTACTGTGATTATGACAGTCGCGATGACTACAGGGATGATTATGATGACAGCTATTCCAGGAGGTCCAAGAGATACTCTCCTTATTCAC
- the LOC106060648 gene encoding transformer-2 protein homolog beta-like isoform X3, producing MASDKETSPDRSRQADDRRKRRKSSPQDESPHHKSKRRSSSSSRRSPLSSRSPSPSERHRGRRGEKSSRTRDDRSRSRTPTAYRKDGDRDDPNVCHCLGVFGLSSYTQEKDLKEVFGRYGPLEDICIIYDRQSGHSKGYGFVYFKSTSDAVEARKGTQGLVLDRRPIRVDYSFTTRPHSPTPGRYMGRRTSKDLDKYYCHDSGDYDDRSYRDSGRRSYRDKQHYCDYDSRDDYRDDYDDSYSRRSKRYSPYSR from the exons ATGGCAAGTGACAAGgag ACCTCCCCTGACAGGTCTAGACAAGCGGATGACAGAAGGAAACGCAGAAAGTCTAGCCCTCAAGATGAAag CCCACATCATAAATCAAAGCGCAGGAGCTCTAGTAGTTCGAGAAGAAGCCCCCTTTCTTCAAGATCCCCAAGCCCATCTGAAAGACACAGAGGAAGACGAGG TGAAAAATCAAGCAGAACAAGAGATGACAGATCCAGGAGCCGCACACCAACTGCATATCGAAAAGATGGTGATAGA GATGATCCAAATGTTTGTCACTGTCTTGGTGTATTTGGCCTCAGTAGCTACACTCAAGAAAAAGATCTGAAAGAAGTGTTTGGACGCTATGGACCTCTCGAGGACATATGCATAATTTATGACAGACAg AGTGGCCATTCAAAAGGTTATGGGTTTGTTTATTTCAAATCTACAAGTGATGCTGTTGAG GCTAGAAAAGGAACTCAGGGTCTTGTACTTGACCGTAGACCAATCAGAGTGGACTACTCTTTCACTACTCGACCACACTCACCTACACCTGGAAGATACATGGGAAGAAG AACCAGCAAAGACCTTGATAAATATTATTGCCATGACAGTGGGGATTATGATGATCGCAGCTATCGAGACAGTGGACGTCGCAGTTATCGGGACAAGCAACACTACTGTGATTATGACAGTCGCGATGACTACAGGGATGATTATGATGACAGCTATTCCAGGAGGTCCAAGAGATACTCTCCTTATTCAC